The region GATCTCACAGTTCAAACCCATATCGACAAGGCTACTCCAGCAGTAATGAAGTATGTCTCAAATGGCAATCACATCAGCAAGGTGGAACTCTCCGCTTGCAAGGCAGGTGGTAGTCAAACCGAGTATTGCAGGATCACATTGGAGGATGTGCTTGCTACTAATGTCCTTTTCAATGGAGCGATTAACTCAGAAATCCTGAGTATGTCATATCAATTTCAGGCATCTAAGGTCAAAATTCAGTATTGGGAACAGACTTCATCGGGCGGGAAAGGTGCTGAATCTCAATCGGGTTGGGACATTAAGGGCAATAAAGAAGCTTAATAAAACTTTAAGTTAATGGGACTCAACTTAGGAAACTTTCATATGAAATGTAACATAACAAATTGGATTTGTTTTGGAGCTTTTTTTTTGGTGTTTTTCTCAATCAGGTTCATTTCTCTTAGCCATGATCTTCATGTTTCTGGGTTTGTTTTCTTAGCAGCATTCGTTTATGGGCTTTATACATATATTGTAGTGTTGGATAAAGTTAATAGTCTCAAAGATGATAATAAAATTGTTAAAGCTTTACATGCAGGCAAACTCATATCGAATCTAAAAAAAGGGAATGAAATTGGTTTTTTAGGACGAAATGTTTTCTTTTTTACTGGTTTTACTATCGGTATGTTGTTGATTAGATATACTTAAAGTCTTAATTTTCTTTATGTAATATCTTCGATTTAATAAAGCGGTTAGAATACCAATGCTAACCGCTAAAAACCATACTTCAAAAAATGACATATACATAGTTACCTCCTAATTATAATTTAATATACAAATAGCAGTAGTATATATA is a window of Pantoea rwandensis DNA encoding:
- a CDS encoding Hcp family type VI secretion system effector, producing MSIDLFLKIEGITGESQDSNHKGWINVDSFTWGAIQPGNMSVGGGGGAGKVHYRDLTVQTHIDKATPAVMKYVSNGNHISKVELSACKAGGSQTEYCRITLEDVLATNVLFNGAINSEILSMSYQFQASKVKIQYWEQTSSGGKGAESQSGWDIKGNKEA